TCCTGAAGGGTTATATGTTCTGCTTCTGGCTTTAGGGTAATGAAAAGtgaggttattttttaaatctacacaTATTTTGAAGACCTCAAGTGTAAACATATGTTTATTAacctcagggttttttttgttgttttttttttaaaaagattttcatttatttgtcagagacggagagagagtgagtgagcacaggcagacagagaggcaggcagagggagaagcaggctccctgccgagcaaggagcccgatgtgggactcgatcccaggaccctggcatcatgacctgagccgaaggcagctgcttagccaactgagccacccaggcgtccctcaggttttttttttttaaatttaaagattgtatttatttgacggggggtgaggggagaagcaggctcccggctgagcagagagcccgatgggggcctcgatcccaggactctgagatcatgatctgagctgaaggcagaggcccaacccactaagccacccaggcgccctaacctAAACATTCACACGGGTATAAAGTGGTTATCCTAATGCCATGTTCACAGCAGAATGTAATTCTTCTCTAGCTCAAAGGTTGCAGATATAGGACACTGGGGATTCTTCAGATGCCAATCTTGAAACCTCATGTTGGGATTTGAGATCACTATTCTCAGACTGGACTTCAGAACAGATCCTGTAATATCCTTGAAGTCAGGTCTCAGGGATGTCAAATAAGGAAGAATTAGGAGACAAAGTCACTGCCCTGCCTCCTGAGCAACGAAAACACAGCTCTTTATCCCAAGCAAAAGCTTTGGCGTCAATTTCCCCTTCGATGGGCTCTATCTGCCTGTGTGGGcttggaaaaagaggaagaaccaCCCCCACTGGGGTGAGAGTCCAAAGCCTGGGATTGGAGTTGGTGGAGCAACTCTTCATGGCACTTGCACCTGGGCTATGGCAGCGTCTTGAACCTCTCGCGGGCGCAGCCCGCCTAGCGTTGTCGGTTTGTTGGTGAAGGGGTGCCACTGACCCTGGATGCTAGGGCTGTCCGTGTGGAAGGGCTTGCGGATACGGATCACATCCAAGCCCGACTGGTCCGCCAGCCTCTGCACGAGCGTCGCAATTTCCTCGACGGACTTGCAGTGGATGCTCTCCTCGCGCACTGCCCCGTTAACTGGCCGAcgggaaggggtgggaggaagcGGATGGATCAGGGGTCAGACCCGCGAAAGGCGAGCCGGTCcagcctccccccatcccccgcacGTTGCCCTCCAGCCCTCTTCCCGCCCCACTCACGGTATTCGGCCACTACTCTGGGCACACAGCACGGCCGCGAGTTCACGTATATTACGACCCCCGGGTTCCGTCGGGCGAAGTCGGCCACCTCCTGTTCCACGAACTCCCTGAGGAAGCCGAGAAGAGTAAGCACAGCGACCGCTGACCCGAGGCGACCTCAGCCCGGAGAGCACCCCGCGCCCTTCGCCCGGCTCACCTGGCGCCGCGAGACGACGCCGCATCGCGGCTGAGGCTAAAGCTGAGACGCTGCAGCTGCTGCACGTAGCGACCCAGCCCGTTGTGGAGGACACTGGCCAAGAAGCGGCTCGGGGTCCCCCGCGCCGTCATGTCCGCAGCGCCCAGGTAACACAGACCAGCCTGGAgggcaggagtggggtggggggcgggacgAACGCGGAAGCTTCCGGTTCCGGGAACACTAGCGCCCCGGAGTTTTGCTTCCGCGGTCACGGCGCGAGGCGCGCCAGTGACCCACGTTGCGGGCTAGATGGGCGAGAGGGTGGTAGTGACGCGCGGTCAGGGTCGCGAGCAGCACAGCTTTGGTCAGTAGAGCCGAGGGAGGACACGGGCGCGGGGTCGAGGTGAGCGCGGGGACTGGCGGGAGCCGCCTGGTGGTGCTGTAGTCGTGGCGAGTCCCCTTTGAGGGCAGAAGAGGCGAGGAGGGCCTCCACTTGAGGGCTAGCGCTTTGGAGTCCGGAGCGACGCGGGCGGCGGTAGAGATGGAGACGACGAGGAGATCCCCTGGCCGGGCGGGAGTGGTAAAGAGATGATCTAGAGAAAGCACAGCGGTGAGGGGCAGCGTGGAGGGTGGTAGAGGTGAGGCAGTGGGTGTACGGAGCCATAGAGgtagagagccagagagaggcaCACGGCCGTGAAAGATGGGCACAGATGTGAAGTAGCAATGCAGAGGGGTGAAGAGGATTCAGAGAGATGATTATGAGGGACAAGTTGAGAGAAAGAAACCACCTCGAGTGGGCTCTGTAGAGTGCTGTGCAGAGGATCCCTAGGTCCTGACCTAGTGAAGGCACCCAAACCAGGGAGGAAAGCATTTCAATTAGTAACTTACTCGATTTGACTAAGAATGTGGGTGCTTCTTCGAAGTGGGTACCCCCTCCGTATCCTGCTCCCCCTGCGTGGGGAGTGGATGGGTCGGAGAGGCCTGCCCAGAAGCTTGGTCCCAGGTCCTCCTCGCAGAAGGTACAGGAAGGAGGCTCTCCCAGCCTTGGAGGTACCAGTGTTGCCTGTAACTGCAACTGAAATCCGTCAGTATTTGCGAGCACATGGGATCCCCTTCCAGGATGGCCACAGCTGCCTGCGGGCACCAAGCCCCTTTGTGAAGGGCTTGCAGCTCAAGGACCAGACTGGTGCTACTGCTTCCTTCAGCCTTTTCATTGACAAGACCACAGGCCGCTTTCTCTGCATGAACAGCCTAGCAGAGGGGAGCTGGGAAGACTTCCAGGCCAGCGTGGAGGGGCAAGGGGACGGGGCCAGAGAGGGGGTCCTGCTTGGTGAGGCCCCAGAAGCTGAGGACAGTGAGGAGATCCGGAGGATCTGGGACCGAGCCATACCTCTTTGGGAGCTGCCTGAACCAGAGGAGGCCCAGCTGGCTCGTGTGATGTTTGGCCTTACCAAAGTGACAAATGACACACTCAGGCGTTACAGTGTACGGTATTTGCGGCCCGCTCGCAGCCTTGTCTTCCCTTGGTTCTCCCCTGGAGGTATGGGATTACGAGGCTTGAAGCTACTAAGTGCTGAAGGCCAGGGAAATGAAGTACATTATAAGGAAACCACCATTCCCCGGCCTGGTGTCTACTGCAATCTGTTTGGATTACCACTGATCAGTCGGCGAGATGTTGAGGTGGTACTGACAAGTCGTGAGCTGGACAGCCTGGCCTTGAACCAATCCACAGGACTGCCCACCCTTGCCCTACCCCGAGGAACGGCCTGCTTACCCCCTGCCTTGCTCCCTTACCTCG
This Neovison vison isolate M4711 chromosome 2, ASM_NN_V1, whole genome shotgun sequence DNA region includes the following protein-coding sequences:
- the MRPL43 gene encoding 39S ribosomal protein L43, mitochondrial — protein: MTARGTPSRFLASVLHNGLGRYVQQLQRLSFSLSRDAASSRGAREFVEQEVADFARRNPGVVIYVNSRPCCVPRVVAEYLNGAVREESIHCKSVEEIATLVQRLADQSGLDVIRIRKPFHTDSPSIQGQWHPFTNKPTTLGGLRPREVQDAAIAQVQVP